In Shewanella sp. GD04112, the sequence TACCCGAAGCGCGGGTGGTGGTGGCCCATGGCCAAATGCGTGAGCGGGATCTTGAGCGGGTGATGTCGGACTTTTATCACCAAAGATTCAACGTGTTAGTCTGTACCACTATTATCGAAACCGGTATCGACGTCCCTAGTGCGAATACGATTATTATCGAACGTGCTGACACCTTCGGCTTAGCCCAGTTGCACCAACTGCGTGGCCGCGTCGGACGCTCTCACCATCAAGCCTATGCGTATTTGATGACGCCGCATCCTAAACGCATGACCAGCGATGCTCGCAAACGTCTCGAAGCCATCGACGCCCTAGAGGATTTAGGCGCTGGCTTTATGCTCGCAACTCAAGACTTAGAAATTCGCGGCGCGGGCGAGTTATTGGGCGATGAACAGAGCGGGCATATTTCTAAAATCGGCTTTAGTCTCTACATGGAAATGTTGGAGTCGGCGGTCAAGGCGCTCAAACAGGGTAAAGAGCCATCGCTGGCGCAAATGCTCAATCAGCAATGTGAGATGGAGCTAAGAATTCCTGCGCTATTGCCGGAAGACTATGTCGGTGATGTGAATATTCGCCTGTCACTCTATAAGCGCATCGCCAGTTGTGACAGTGAAGAAGCCTTAGATGAACTCAAGGTTGAGCTTATCGACCGCTTCGGTCTGCTGCCAGACGCCACCAAAAACCTGATGGAAATGACGTTATATAAACATCAGGCAACTCGGCTGGGCGCGACTAAAATTGAGGTACATGCCAAGGGCGGCAGCATCGAATTTAATGATGATCATGTGATTGATCCCGGCTTTATCATCGGATTACTGCAAAGTCAGCCACAAATCTATCGAATGGATGGGCCGAATAAGTTAAAGTTCATCCTCAATGCCGAAACGGCAAAAGATAGGCTCGCTTTGGTCAAACTCTTGCTCGAACAACTATCGCAACATCGTCTTGGAGATAAATAGTGTTACGTCAACTCGCGGTCTCTATCGCTACACTTATTGCACTTTCACACAGTTCACTTGCCCGTGCTGAAGCTTGGTTCGAGGTTGAAGTCTATATTTTTGAACGCCAAAGCCAATCGACTGAACAATGGCCGATGGCGCCAATTGAGACCAAAACCAACCGCGCTATCGATCTGATTTCACCGGTTGTGGGTCAAGCTGTGGTCTCCATGAGCAATGAATCTGCGCCCTGCACCTTAGTGTATGACGCCGATGCCAATAGCCATTGCGCTGAAAACACCAGCACTGGAGCAAATACGGACGCCACTCCCGAGATGAGTAACGGCAGTACTTTAGCCATTTCAGGCCCAAGCACTGCAAGCTCAAATGCGGTGACCAGCTATCGCTATCCGAATGTGATCCCATCGGAAATCGGCAGTGGTAGCCAAGCCTATGCGTCTCAAGGCAGTGGCCCAGTATTACTCGCCAGCAGTCAAGGCCAATTTGCCAGTATCATCAATAGCCTATCGAGAGAACGTGGTAACCGCAGCTTACTGCATATGACGTGGCAACAACCTATGATGGGTAAGAGTGGCTCAGTGCCCATTCGCCTGTTTGCGGGTAAAGATTATTCCGCCAGTTATCACTTCGATGGTCGTCAAATTGTGCAGCAAGCCATGGCCACCTCAATGCTAGGTGCTAACGGCACGACTGGCATGATGACTGAAACAGCGCCATTACAGCCCTCTCCCGTGTGGCAACTCGATGGCACGCTCAATATTTATCTTAGCCATTATCTGTATATCGAAACCGCGCTCAATTTGCGTA encodes:
- a CDS encoding peptidoglycan binding protein CsiV → MLRQLAVSIATLIALSHSSLARAEAWFEVEVYIFERQSQSTEQWPMAPIETKTNRAIDLISPVVGQAVVSMSNESAPCTLVYDADANSHCAENTSTGANTDATPEMSNGSTLAISGPSTASSNAVTSYRYPNVIPSEIGSGSQAYASQGSGPVLLASSQGQFASIINSLSRERGNRSLLHMTWQQPMMGKSGSVPIRLFAGKDYSASYHFDGRQIVQQAMATSMLGANGTTGMMTETAPLQPSPVWQLDGTLNIYLSHYLYIETALNLRKEGRKLMPVAADEASMNTATSTAAAPAKVMTPYLMSIPLEQNRRVKSDEIHYLDHPEMGMVIQIRKMAQPNA